A DNA window from Fragaria vesca subsp. vesca linkage group LG3, FraVesHawaii_1.0, whole genome shotgun sequence contains the following coding sequences:
- the LOC101297039 gene encoding uncharacterized protein ycf23-like, translated as MQAIPTSSTSHSLLKPITNPLLGHSLSSKPCLSLKRRASFTTKAVLSTTKEAVLKDFHERRALKIISGLQNFDKENVASVITAAEQGGATHVDIACDPELVKLAISLTSLPVCVSSVDPVAFPAAVEAGALMVEIGNYDSFYEMGVIFTPEQILNLTKETKRLLPSVALSVTVPHTLSLPDQVKLAEMLEQEGVDIIQTEGGKCSNPSQSGVLGLIEKASPTLAAAYSISRAVNIPVMCSSGLSAVTAPMAITAGAAGVGVGSAVNKLNDVVAMIAEVRSISDSLGASTGTSRRASSEEKTLKL; from the exons ATGCAGGCCATTCCAACTTCATCAACCTCTCACTCCCTTCTGAAACCTATCACAAACCCTCTTCTGGGTCATTCTCTGTCCTCAAAACCATGCTTGTCTCTGAAAAGAAGAGCTTCTTTTACCACCAAAGCAGTTCTGTCAACTACTAAAGAAGCAGTCTTGAAAGATTTTCATGAACGCCGAGCTCTCAAG ATTATTTCAGGTTTGCAGAATTTTGACAAAGAAAATGTTGCATCAGTCATTACTGCTGCAGAACAG GGAGGAGCAACTCATGTGGATATAGCTTGTGACCCTGAGTTGGTGAAGCTTGCTATTAGTCTAACTTCTCTTCCG GTTTGTGTTTCATCTGTAGATCCAGTGGCATTTCCAGCTGCTGTTGAAGCAGGAGCGTTGATG GTTGAGATTGGAAACTATGACTCGTTTTATGAGATGGGTGTGATTTTCACTCCAGAGCAG ATATTGAATTTGACAAAGGAGACCAAGAGACTTCTTCCATCCGTGGCCTTATCAGTCACTGTACCTCATACACTAAGCCTCCCAGATCAG GTCAAGCTTGCAGAGATGCTAGAGCAAGAAGGTGTAGACATCATCCAGACTGAAGGAGGAAAATGTTCCAACCCCTCCCAATCCGGTGTTCTTGGTTTGATTGAGAAG GCCTCACCAACATTAGCAGCAGCATACTCGATTTCACGAGCTGTCAACATTCCTGTCATGTGTTCATCTGGACTGAGTGCAGTTACAGCACCAATGGCCATAACAGCAGGAGCCGCTGGTGTG GGCGTGGGTTCTGCAGTTAACAAGCTCAATGATGTGGTAGCCATGATTGCAGAAGTCAGGAGCATCTCTGATTCATTAGGAGCATCAACTGGTACCAGTAGGCGCGCTAGCAGTGAAGAGAAAACTTTGAAACTGTAA
- the LOC101311546 gene encoding high mobility group B protein 14-like: protein MVKKTKDSQEPLSSSSTKTPEEASTRRMVLRVRQSEPTKRLASLVIDEEKEKRVVSVKRSKTKQKKKGAKVDPKMPKKPPTAFFYFLEDFRKEFQEQNPDIKTMRVVGKACGEKWKTMSYEEKVKYYDIAMAKRAEFDEAMSEYIKRKESGEGDETEDDEDYDI, encoded by the exons ATGGTAAAGAAAACCAAAGACTCTCAGGAACCTCTGTCTTCTTCCTCCACCAAGACCCCAGAAGAAGCTTCCACTCG GAGAATGGTGTTGAGGGTCAGACAAAGCGAGCCGACAAAGAGGTTAGCAAGCTTAGTCATAGATGAGGAGAAGGAAAAGAGGGTCGTTTCAGTAAAAAGATCGAAAACCAAGCAGAAGAAGAAAGGTGCAAAAGTTGATCCCAAGATGCCCAAGAAACCACCAACTGCATTCTTCTATTTCTT GGAGGACTTCCGCAAGGAATTTCAAGAGCAAAATCCAGATATTAAGACTATGCGCGTG GTTGGAAAGGCGTGTGGAGAGAAGTGGAAGACAATGTCATATGAG GAGAAGGTTAAATACTATGATATAGCCATGGCGAAACGAGCTGAGTTTGACGAGGCCATGTCAGAATATATCAAGAGAAAG GAAAGTGGCGAGGGTGACGAAACTGAGGATGATGAAGATTATGATATCTGA